One cyanobiont of Ornithocercus magnificus DNA segment encodes these proteins:
- a CDS encoding LytR family transcriptional regulator has product MIHDLSISTSPEHIEQVEVPNKPQQPRYWLVLLAAVLGLSGSMLILILTHIVLVRQSQIWRAVGLLPLANSFTAWTGFRQRDIVVLGLDNGGNNTDTIFTVSVHNGETHITQIPRDSYLNSYSFGPLKVNALYARGGPEVVKSELSRLMLRPVRHHVVVNLHGIRELVNLIGGVRVNVPKRMYYVDRAQDLVIDLQPGYQNLKGHDLEGFLRWRHDSEGDLGRLRRQKMVLRGLFRSMTGPENILQLLRLVSTAESHLTTDLGPLDLGRLVTTIGTTELQANRLQGSPFLRDGISYLDIRWPNSAHSDENINWHNYPVF; this is encoded by the coding sequence GTGATACATGACTTGTCTATCTCTACATCTCCGGAGCATATTGAGCAGGTGGAAGTCCCCAACAAGCCTCAACAGCCAAGGTACTGGCTAGTGCTTCTGGCCGCGGTTCTGGGCCTTAGTGGCAGTATGCTAATTTTGATCCTCACGCATATAGTTTTAGTCCGTCAGTCTCAAATATGGCGGGCGGTAGGGCTGCTTCCACTCGCTAACTCTTTTACAGCATGGACTGGATTTAGGCAAAGAGATATCGTGGTACTGGGTCTTGATAATGGTGGTAATAACACTGATACTATTTTTACTGTTAGCGTGCATAATGGTGAGACGCATATTACACAAATTCCACGAGATAGCTACCTTAATAGTTATAGCTTTGGCCCACTAAAGGTAAATGCACTATACGCACGCGGTGGACCTGAAGTGGTTAAGAGTGAGCTAAGTCGTCTAATGCTTAGGCCAGTCCGCCATCACGTAGTTGTGAACCTACATGGTATACGTGAGCTAGTGAATCTAATAGGCGGCGTTAGAGTTAATGTTCCTAAGCGTATGTACTACGTCGACCGAGCTCAGGACTTAGTAATTGATTTGCAACCTGGTTATCAGAACTTAAAAGGTCACGACCTAGAAGGATTTCTGCGGTGGCGTCATGATAGCGAGGGAGACTTGGGACGTCTCCGCCGCCAGAAGATGGTATTGCGTGGTCTATTCCGCTCAATGACAGGACCTGAAAATATACTTCAACTGCTTCGTCTGGTAAGCACTGCAGAATCACACCTCACGACAGACCTCGGGCCCTTGGATTTGGGTCGGTTAGTTACTACAATAGGCACTACAGAACTTCAGGCTAACCGTCTCCAAGGCAGTCCCTTTCTACGAGATGGGATTAGCTATCTTGATATCCGCTGGCCTAATTCAGCTCATAGTGATGAAAATATCAATTGGCACAATTATCCGGTTTTTTAG
- a CDS encoding photosystem II oxygen evolving complex protein PsbP yields MPQNSSGGVLTDWDQSRVVGCKVRRHRYLKLLVSYCLALSLVACGGPTAGLQSFQSPDGRYAFLYPTGWTRVVVSGGPQVVFHDLIHSDETVSLVISEIDDESKLVALGSPVAIGERIRREVIAPDGSGREADLVEAGKREVGGRTFYDLEYAVHLQERDRHELATVVADRGRLYTLAASTNEARWPKVKSLFSKVIDSFALLI; encoded by the coding sequence ATGCCGCAAAACTCAAGTGGTGGTGTCTTGACTGACTGGGATCAGAGCAGGGTTGTGGGGTGCAAGGTCCGCCGACATCGCTATCTGAAGCTGCTGGTTAGCTATTGCTTAGCTCTGTCATTAGTTGCCTGCGGCGGTCCCACAGCAGGTCTACAGTCATTCCAGAGTCCTGATGGTCGTTATGCCTTCCTATATCCCACTGGCTGGACTCGTGTTGTTGTTAGTGGAGGACCACAAGTAGTATTTCATGATCTGATCCACAGTGATGAAACGGTAAGTCTAGTGATCTCTGAGATTGATGACGAAAGCAAGCTCGTGGCTTTAGGTAGCCCTGTCGCTATTGGTGAGCGCATAAGACGTGAAGTAATTGCTCCAGATGGCAGTGGCCGTGAAGCCGACTTAGTTGAAGCAGGGAAGCGAGAGGTCGGTGGTCGCACCTTTTATGATTTAGAATATGCAGTACATTTACAGGAAAGAGACCGTCACGAGCTAGCAACGGTTGTAGCTGACCGTGGCCGCTTATACACCCTAGCCGCAAGCACGAATGAAGCACGTTGGCCAAAGGTTAAATCCCTATTTAGTAAAGTAATTGACTCATTTGCACTACTCATCTAA
- a CDS encoding lipoyl synthase — translation MSILSRYSSVRPHERLPDWLHKPLGDASELEKVQSVVKGNRLHTICEEGHCPNRGECYAAGTATFLLGGPACTRNCAFCQVEKGQVPMPVDVHEAERVADAVATMRLSYVVLTAVARDDLPDHGASLFARTITAIHAYHPLVAVEVLTPDFWRNYSDHSEAITAQRRCLATVLAAAPVCFSHNIETVQRLQKEVRRGATYEHSLKLLFAARELAPNIPTKSGLMLGLGETREEVVEALTDLRSVGCQKITLGQYLRPSLNHIPVTRYWHPEEFRDLGAIACDLGFTQVRSGPLVRSSYHAAER, via the coding sequence TTGTCTATATTGAGCCGCTATAGTAGCGTTCGTCCTCATGAGCGTTTACCAGATTGGTTGCATAAGCCACTCGGTGATGCCTCTGAGTTGGAGAAAGTACAGTCTGTTGTGAAAGGCAACCGGCTACACACTATATGTGAGGAGGGTCATTGTCCCAATCGTGGTGAGTGTTATGCAGCTGGTACTGCCACATTCCTTTTAGGAGGGCCAGCCTGCACTCGGAATTGTGCTTTCTGCCAGGTAGAGAAGGGGCAAGTCCCTATGCCAGTTGATGTACATGAGGCTGAGCGAGTTGCAGATGCAGTAGCTACTATGAGGCTGAGTTATGTAGTGCTCACAGCTGTTGCTCGTGATGATCTTCCTGACCATGGCGCCAGTCTGTTTGCACGAACGATCACTGCAATTCACGCTTATCATCCTCTAGTAGCTGTTGAAGTGCTCACGCCCGATTTCTGGAGGAATTATTCAGACCACAGTGAAGCGATAACAGCACAACGGCGCTGTTTAGCTACAGTGCTAGCAGCTGCCCCAGTTTGCTTTAGCCACAATATAGAGACTGTACAGCGACTCCAGAAAGAAGTACGACGCGGTGCAACCTATGAGCACTCGCTTAAGCTGCTCTTTGCAGCGCGTGAGCTCGCTCCTAATATTCCTACGAAGTCTGGCTTGATGCTAGGGCTAGGTGAAACACGTGAAGAGGTAGTTGAGGCACTTACTGATCTACGCTCCGTAGGTTGCCAAAAGATTACTCTTGGACAATACCTACGACCCTCACTGAATCATATACCTGTCACCCGATATTGGCATCCTGAAGAATTTAGAGACCTTGGTGCCATTGCTTGTGACCTTGGTTTCACGCAAGTGCGTAGTGGTCCGCTGGTACGTAGTAGCTATCACGCTGCTGAGAGGTGA
- a CDS encoding biotin synthase BioB, whose translation MLTPMPVHPNVRYDWTMSEIQDILELPLMDLLWQAQNVHRSANPGYRVQLASLLSVRTGGCEEDCAYCPQSMHHSSDLGNRPELEVENVLERARHAQAAGAERFCMGWAWREIRDGTPFEAMLSMVRGVRQLGLEACVTAGMLTDAQAERLAEAGLTAYNHNLDTSPEHYDQIITTRTYQERLETLKRIRAAGITLCCGGIIGMGETITDRASMLQVLAKMQPHPESVPINSLVAVEGTPLEDSPSVDSLELLRMVATARILMPHSRVRLSAGREQLSREAQILCLQAGADSIFYGDTLLTTSNPAVQADQELLAAAGVHTSLACYPGRFNEIRA comes from the coding sequence ATGTTGACGCCAATGCCAGTTCATCCTAACGTCCGATATGATTGGACAATGTCCGAGATTCAGGACATCCTTGAACTGCCACTGATGGATCTCTTGTGGCAAGCTCAGAATGTACATCGCTCCGCTAACCCTGGCTATCGGGTCCAGTTAGCTTCCCTTCTCAGTGTGAGAACTGGGGGATGTGAAGAGGACTGTGCATACTGTCCGCAATCCATGCATCACAGTAGTGACCTAGGCAACAGACCAGAATTAGAGGTGGAAAATGTGCTCGAGCGGGCCCGTCATGCTCAAGCAGCTGGGGCTGAGCGATTCTGTATGGGTTGGGCCTGGCGAGAGATTCGGGACGGAACCCCTTTCGAGGCCATGCTGTCAATGGTTAGAGGAGTCCGTCAGCTCGGTCTCGAGGCCTGCGTGACAGCAGGCATGCTTACAGATGCCCAGGCAGAGCGGCTTGCTGAGGCTGGCCTAACTGCTTACAACCACAATCTTGATACGAGCCCAGAGCACTACGACCAAATCATCACTACTCGGACCTATCAAGAACGACTTGAGACACTAAAAAGAATTCGCGCTGCTGGTATTACTCTATGCTGCGGTGGTATTATTGGCATGGGAGAGACTATTACCGATCGAGCTTCTATGCTCCAGGTTCTAGCTAAGATGCAGCCCCATCCTGAAAGTGTTCCTATCAATAGCCTTGTTGCTGTGGAAGGTACCCCCTTAGAAGATAGTCCCAGCGTTGATTCACTCGAATTACTCCGGATGGTTGCAACTGCACGCATCCTAATGCCACATAGTCGTGTACGCCTTAGTGCGGGCAGGGAGCAGCTCAGTCGCGAAGCGCAGATTCTTTGCCTACAGGCCGGCGCAGATTCCATCTTTTACGGTGATACTCTGCTTACCACTAGTAACCCTGCAGTACAGGCTGATCAGGAGCTTCTTGCTGCTGCAGGTGTTCATACAAGCCTAGCTTGCTATCCAGGTAGATTCAATGAAATACGAGCATAA
- a CDS encoding isoprenyl transferase, which produces MKIEQRQPCPADLDPGRLPAHVAVIMDGNGRWACSRGLPRMMGHRAGVEALKSTLKLCSDWGIGTLTAYAFSTENWSRPSDEVSFLMALFEKVLQRELQSLERGKVRIRFLGDLDALPHRLQDLIAEATERTSRNRGIRFNVCTNYGGRLELVQAARTLAARAAAGELDPASIDETLFAEELFTAGEQDPDLLIRTSGEQRISNFLLWQLAYAEIYITEIYWPDFDAAALTRALIDYQGRQRRFGTIGT; this is translated from the coding sequence ATGAAGATTGAGCAGAGGCAGCCATGCCCCGCCGATCTTGACCCAGGACGGCTCCCTGCTCATGTAGCCGTAATTATGGATGGCAATGGCCGCTGGGCTTGTTCTCGTGGTCTCCCCCGCATGATGGGGCATCGCGCCGGAGTGGAAGCACTGAAATCCACACTGAAACTTTGCAGCGACTGGGGAATTGGTACCCTGACTGCCTATGCTTTCTCGACTGAAAACTGGTCGCGCCCTAGTGATGAAGTAAGCTTTCTAATGGCTTTATTCGAGAAGGTACTGCAGCGAGAGCTTCAATCTCTTGAGAGAGGAAAGGTCAGGATCCGCTTTCTTGGTGATCTCGACGCTTTGCCACACCGTCTTCAGGACTTAATTGCCGAAGCTACAGAGCGTACTTCTAGAAACAGAGGAATTCGTTTCAATGTCTGTACTAACTACGGCGGTAGGCTGGAACTTGTGCAAGCTGCACGCACCTTAGCTGCTAGGGCAGCTGCTGGTGAGCTTGATCCAGCTTCCATCGATGAGACTCTGTTTGCGGAAGAACTCTTCACTGCTGGTGAGCAAGATCCAGACCTTTTGATCCGAACGAGCGGTGAGCAACGGATCAGCAACTTTTTGCTGTGGCAGCTAGCATATGCAGAGATCTACATCACTGAAATTTACTGGCCTGATTTCGATGCCGCTGCTTTGACCAGGGCCCTTATAGATTATCAGGGCCGACAGCGTCGCTTTGGCACTATAGGAACTTGA
- a CDS encoding TIGR00159 family protein, which yields MINGVSLWGLISPRLLLDIFFASALGSLLLSRVNEARNLWLLRGYLFLVALAWLVQRYANLPLTSKLTDALVLACSLSLAILWQGELRRLMELLGTGRLGVLLGSPQRRLGASASTVAQLTEAAGRLSQSRRGALVVVDLGSDLRPEDFLNAGISIDAQLSSELLLNLFASDTPLHDGAVIIKGNRIVSAGVILPLSRQGISRYGTRHLAALGITERFDRCICVVVSEESGTLSLANQGCLERPITSSRLQDLLTELISTVQPVGQTNRRSVISATQDSPT from the coding sequence GTGATCAATGGAGTGAGCTTGTGGGGGCTGATCAGCCCGCGCCTGCTGCTTGACATCTTCTTTGCCTCAGCTCTCGGCTCCCTACTACTTTCCCGGGTCAATGAGGCTCGGAACCTCTGGCTGCTAAGGGGCTATCTCTTCCTAGTTGCACTTGCTTGGCTTGTGCAACGCTACGCAAACCTGCCTCTGACTTCAAAGCTAACCGACGCCTTGGTTCTGGCCTGTTCCCTCTCGCTGGCAATCCTCTGGCAAGGTGAGCTAAGACGGTTAATGGAACTATTGGGGACAGGCCGCCTAGGCGTTCTACTTGGCAGCCCGCAGCGGAGACTAGGTGCCTCAGCTAGTACTGTCGCTCAGCTAACTGAAGCTGCCGGACGCCTCTCCCAGAGCCGCCGAGGTGCACTTGTAGTTGTTGATCTTGGCAGTGACCTGCGGCCTGAAGACTTTCTCAACGCTGGTATCAGCATTGATGCCCAACTTAGCAGCGAGCTCTTGCTGAATCTTTTCGCTTCTGATACACCTTTGCATGATGGTGCTGTGATCATTAAAGGTAACCGCATCGTATCCGCCGGCGTCATTCTACCACTCTCGCGCCAGGGGATTAGCCGTTACGGTACACGCCATTTGGCAGCGCTGGGAATTACTGAGCGCTTCGATCGTTGCATCTGCGTTGTGGTCTCTGAGGAAAGCGGTACTCTCTCGCTCGCCAATCAGGGATGTCTAGAGAGACCTATCACTAGCAGCCGTCTGCAGGATCTGCTCACAGAACTAATCTCTACGGTACAGCCGGTTGGACAGACAAACCGGCGTAGCGTAATCAGCGCGACCCAGGATTCCCCCACGTGA